A genomic segment from Corylus avellana chromosome ca5, CavTom2PMs-1.0 encodes:
- the LOC132181998 gene encoding NAC domain-containing protein 83-like, whose protein sequence is MTRPLGFRFRPTDEELIFGYLLKKVRGEELPWNGIPEFDLYGDKAPSQIFGDLGGREEEKYYLFTRIKKFSKRVVRTTGGETWHEGYSSQIYDSSGQFVIGLNKQFCFKVGHGSSMKKTDWIMHEFSLSGALQEWDLSSTWVICTVHKKVTETRRGVKRCFGDAQIPGPITAVEAWKDENQTAQAT, encoded by the coding sequence ATGACGCGGCCGTTGGGATTTCGCTTCCGTCCCACCGATGAAGAGCTTATATTCGGGTACTTGTTGAAGAAGGTCAGGGGAGAAGAGCTGCCTTGGAATGGCATCCCCGAATTTGATCTTTATGGAGATAAGGCCCCCTCACAAATATTTGGTGAtcttggtggtcgggaggaggAAAAATATTACCTGTTCACACGGATAAAGAAATTTAGCAAACGCGTGGTAAGAACCACCGGCGGCGAGACTTGGCATGAAGGCTATAGTAGTCAAATATATGATAGCTCGGGTCAATTTGTGATTGGACTCAATAAACAATTCTGTTTCAAAGTCGGACACGGATCGTCCATGAAGAAAACCGACTGGATTATGCACGAATTCTCCTTGTCGGGTGCCTTGCAGGAGTGGGATCTGTCTAGCACCTGGGTTATATGCACTGTTCATAAGAAGGTAACGGAAACAAGAAGAGGCGTGAAGAGATGTTTTGGGGATGCTCAAATTCCAGGCCCCATTACTGCCGTTGAAGCCTGGAAGGATGAAAATCAAACTGCCCAAGCCACCTGA